Proteins from a single region of Callithrix jacchus isolate 240 chromosome 12, calJac240_pri, whole genome shotgun sequence:
- the AQP8 gene encoding aquaporin-8 yields MSGERAMCELEFGNDKAREPSMGGRWQASWYERLVQPCLVELLGSALFIFIGCLSVIENGTDIGVLQPALAHGLALGLMIATLGNISGGHFNPAVSLAVMLIGGLNLVMLLPYWVSQLLGGLLGAALAKAVSPEERFWNASGAAFVTVQEQGQVAGALVAEIILTTLLALAVCMGAINEKTKGPLAPFSIGFAVTVDILAGGTVSGGCMNPARAFGPAVVASHWDFHWIYWLGPLLGGLLVGLLIRCFIGDGKTRLILKAR; encoded by the exons ATGTCCGGAGAG AGAGCCATGTGCGAGCTTGAATTTGGCAATGACAAGGCCAGGGAGCCAAGCATGGGAGGCAGATGGCAAGCGTCCTGGTACGAACGCTTGGTGCAGCCTTGCCTGGTTGAACTGCTGGGCTCTGCCCTCTTCATCTTCATCGGGTGCCTGTCGGTCATCGAGAACGGGACGGACATTGGGGTGCTGCAGCCCGCCCTGGCCCACGGGCTGGCTTTGGGGCTCATGATTGCCACGCTGGGGAATATCAG TGGTGGACACTTCAACCCAGCGGTGTCCCTGGCAGTCATGCTGATCGGAGGCCTCAACCTGGTGATGCTCCTCCCATACTGGGTATCACAGCTCCTCGGGGGGCTGCTCGGGGCTGCCTTGGCCAAG GCGGTGAGTCCCGAGGAGAGGTTCTGGAATGCATCTGGGGCGGCCTTTGTGACAGTGCAGGAGCAGGGGCAGGTGGCAGGGGCCTTGGTGGCAGAGATCATCCTGACGACGCTGCTGGCCCTGGCTGTATGCATGGGTGCCATCAATGAGAAGACAAAGGGCCCTCTGGCCCCGTTCTCCATCGGCTTCGCCGTCACCGTGGATATCCTGGCCGG GGGCACTGTGTCTGGAGGCTGCATGAATCCTGCCCGTGCTTTTGGACCTGCGGTGGTGGCCAGCCACTGGGACTTCCACTGGATCTACTGGCTGGGCCCGCTCCTGGGTGGCCTGCTTGTTGGACTGCTCATTAG